In Prochlorococcus marinus XMU1406, the genomic stretch GAACGATAATGACTATATAAAATTGAAAAGATGGCTTGAAAATAAAGGCCTCCCATCAACTAATGCTTACTTTGCAGATGCTAGTGGATTGTCTCGAAAAAATAGAATTACAACAAAGTTAGTTGTATTGTTTTTAGATAAAATGAGATATTCTAATAATTTTCAAGCTTATCAATCTACACTTTCAATTACGGGAGTAAGAGGAACGTTAGCTAAAAGATTTGTAAATAGTGAATTATCTGGAAAGTTTTTTGGGAAAACTGGGACTCTTTCAAATGTCTTTGCATTATCTGGCTTTTTATATAAAAATGAAAAACCAATAATTATAAGCATTATCCAAAATTCTAATAAAATTGATAAAGAAAAAGCATTTAAATTATTACGTGATCTTTATTACTTGAAATCTTGTTAATAAAAATATTATTTAAAATATTCTTTTAAATCGCTCTCAACAAAGGGAGGTACCATGTGATTAATTTCACCACCAAATTTTGCAACTTCTTTTACTAAAGAACTACTAAGAAAACTATAATTTGTATTTGTGGATAAAAATATAGTTTCAATATCATTATTAAGAGATTTATTTGTATGAGCAATCTGAAGTTCATACTCAAAATCACTCATTGCTCTTAAGCCTCTAAGAATAAGATTAGCTTTTAGATCATTTGCACAATCCACAGTGAGTCCTGAATAAGAAATAACTTCAATATTAGGTAAATGAGAAAGAGAATTTTTTATTTGTATTATTCTTCTTTCAAGATTAAATGTTGGTGTTTTAGAAGTATTTTCTAAAACAGCAACTACTAGATTGCCAAATATTTTTTCAGCCCTTTCTATTAAATCAAGATGCCCGTTTGTTAAAGGATCAAAAGTACCTGGATAAAGAATTTTCATGAATTTATTATGATCGAATAAGAAATTTAGTTAAAATAAGATTATTAGATAAATCAATTATGACATTAAATCTAGAAGCAAAAAAAATCTTATTAAGAAAAATACCTCATGGATTATTTATTTGTGGTGTTAGAGACGAGGATAAAAATGAAGTGAATGGATTTACCGCAAGTTGGGTGACTCAAGGTTCCTTCACCCCACCATTAGTTGTAATGGCTGTTAGAGCAGAGGGTTCTAGTCATGAAATAATAAAGTCCACCAATAAGTTCTCATTAAATGTGCTCAAAAGTGATCAAAAGGATCTAGCTGCTGTTTTCTTTAAACCTCAAAAAGCATTAGGAGGTAGATTTGAATCTGTTGAATTTAATTTAGGTGAGCTTGGATTGCCTATTTTAGTTGATAGTGTTGGTGGAGTTGAATGTAATGTTGTTGGAAGTGTTATGCATGGAGACCATACCGTATTTGTGGGAGAGGTTGAAACTGCTTATCTGAATAATGATGTTGACTCACTAAATTTATCTTCAACTGGCTGGAATTATGGAGGGTAATTATTATAAATGAGTAATTCCTCTATCGAAAAAATAGATAACAAATATAATTTTAAAATTGAATATAAA encodes the following:
- the coaD gene encoding pantetheine-phosphate adenylyltransferase, which translates into the protein MKILYPGTFDPLTNGHLDLIERAEKIFGNLVVAVLENTSKTPTFNLERRIIQIKNSLSHLPNIEVISYSGLTVDCANDLKANLILRGLRAMSDFEYELQIAHTNKSLNNDIETIFLSTNTNYSFLSSSLVKEVAKFGGEINHMVPPFVESDLKEYFK
- a CDS encoding flavin reductase family protein; translation: MTLNLEAKKILLRKIPHGLFICGVRDEDKNEVNGFTASWVTQGSFTPPLVVMAVRAEGSSHEIIKSTNKFSLNVLKSDQKDLAAVFFKPQKALGGRFESVEFNLGELGLPILVDSVGGVECNVVGSVMHGDHTVFVGEVETAYLNNDVDSLNLSSTGWNYGG